A single Gasterosteus aculeatus chromosome 2, fGasAcu3.hap1.1, whole genome shotgun sequence DNA region contains:
- the LOC120829883 gene encoding acidic mammalian chitinase-like isoform X1, translating to MTCLYKAIMGKVLFVTALALLLHAQLGSSFILSCYFTNWAQYRPPPTIFMPNDIDPCLCTHLLYAFATIKNNQLATYEWNDVELYSQFNALKNKNGNLKTLLSVGGWNFGSTGFSQMVLSPTNRQTFINSVISFLRKYEFDGLDIDWEYPANRGGSPQDKQYYSVFLEEMRAAFETEAKQSNKARLLMSAAVAAGKANIDSAYQIPQMGQALDMINVMTYDFHGSWDPMTGECSPLFRSPDDQGGFIYFNVDYAMNYWKSQGAPAEKLIVGFPTYGNTFTLRNPGKHGVGASIAGPGTPGKYTQEAGELAYFEICGFLKDGATEVWNQAQDVPYAYKGNQWVGYDNMKSFQIKVDWLIKSNFGGAMVWTLDMDDYMGTFCNQGKYPLINVLKKGLNLEQASCAPPATPLPPIAGVSPATGGSSSGGSSGSSSGGRSSGGNSGTKGMDSGFCAGKASGMYPNPTNKNQFYNCSNGKAYFENCAAGLVFDASCSCCNWA from the exons ATGACCTGCTTGTACAAGGCAATCATGGGCAAAGTACTGTTTGTGACGG CTCTGGCACTGCTGCTGCACGCGCAGCTTG GCTCATCCTTCATACTGTCATGCTACTTCACAAACTGGGCACAGTACAGACCACCTCCAACCATATTTATGCCCAACGACATCGACCCATGCCTGTGCACCCATCTTCTTTACGCCTTCGCCACCATTAAGAACAACCAACTGGCCACCTATGAGTGGAATGATGTGGAGCTTTACAGTCAGTTCAACGCTCTAAAGAACAA GAACGGCAACCTGAAGACCTTACTGTCTGTTGGAGGATGGAACTTCGGCTCTACAGG ATTTTCACAAATGGTTCTAAGCCCTACCAACCGTCAGACTTTCATCAACTCCGTCATTTCGTTCCTGAGGAAGTATGAGTTTGATGGGCTGGACATTGACTGGGAGTATCCAGCCAACAGAGGAGGCTCCCCCCAGGACAAGCAGTACTACTCGGTTTTCCTGGAG GAGATGAGAGCCGCCTTTGAGACCGAGGCCAAGCAGAGCAACAAGGCTCGTCTTCTGATGTCTGCCGCTGTGGCGGCTGGAAAGGCCAACATTGATTCTGCTTACCAGATTCCCCAGATGGGCCA GGCCCTGGATATGATCAACGTCATGACATATGACTTCCACGGCTCCTGGGATCCCATGACTGGTGAGTGCAGTCCCCTGTTTAGAAGCCCAGACGACCAGGGTGGCTTCATTTACTTCAATGTG GACTATGCCATGAACTACTGGAAGAGCCAGGGAGCCCCAGCTGAAAAGCTGATTGTTGGTTTCCCTACATATGGCAACACATTCACTCTTAGGAACCCTGGTAAACATGGTGTTGGAGCATCCATTGCCGGGCCTGGAACCCCTGGAAAATACACTCAAGAGGCTGGAGAGCTCGCGTACTTTGAG ATCTGCGGCTTTTTGAAAGATGGAGCCACTGAGGTTTGGAACCAGGCCCAGGATGTACCATATGCCTATAAGGGAAACCAGTGGGTGGGCTATGACAACATGAAGAGCTTCCAGATCAAG GTTGACTGGCTGATAAAGAGTAACTTTGGCGGCGCCATGGTTTGGACCCTCGACATGGACGACTACATGGGCACTTTCTGTAACCAAGGAAAATACCCACTGATTAATGTCCTCAAAAAGGGCCTTAATCTGGAACAAGCAT CCTGCGCCCCTCCTGCCACTCCTCTGCCCCCAATCGCCGGTGTGAGCCCGGCAACCGGGGGCAGCTCCAGCGGCGGCTCCAGCGGCAGCTCCAGCGGCGGTAGATCCTCTGGTGGAAACTCTGGCACCAAGGGCATGGACAGCGGGTTCTGCGCTGGAAAGGCTAGTGGCATGTACCCGAACCCAACAAACAAGAACCAATTCTACAACTGCAGCAACGGCAAGGCCTACTTTGAGAATTGTGCTGCTGGTCTGGTCTTTGATGCCTCCTGTTCTTGTTGTAACTGGGCCTAG
- the LOC120829883 gene encoding acidic mammalian chitinase-like isoform X2: protein MPNDIDPCLCTHLLYAFATIKNNQLATYEWNDVELYSQFNALKNKNGNLKTLLSVGGWNFGSTGFSQMVLSPTNRQTFINSVISFLRKYEFDGLDIDWEYPANRGGSPQDKQYYSVFLEEMRAAFETEAKQSNKARLLMSAAVAAGKANIDSAYQIPQMGQALDMINVMTYDFHGSWDPMTGECSPLFRSPDDQGGFIYFNVDYAMNYWKSQGAPAEKLIVGFPTYGNTFTLRNPGKHGVGASIAGPGTPGKYTQEAGELAYFEICGFLKDGATEVWNQAQDVPYAYKGNQWVGYDNMKSFQIKVDWLIKSNFGGAMVWTLDMDDYMGTFCNQGKYPLINVLKKGLNLEQASCAPPATPLPPIAGVSPATGGSSSGGSSGSSSGGRSSGGNSGTKGMDSGFCAGKASGMYPNPTNKNQFYNCSNGKAYFENCAAGLVFDASCSCCNWA from the exons ATGCCCAACGACATCGACCCATGCCTGTGCACCCATCTTCTTTACGCCTTCGCCACCATTAAGAACAACCAACTGGCCACCTATGAGTGGAATGATGTGGAGCTTTACAGTCAGTTCAACGCTCTAAAGAACAA GAACGGCAACCTGAAGACCTTACTGTCTGTTGGAGGATGGAACTTCGGCTCTACAGG ATTTTCACAAATGGTTCTAAGCCCTACCAACCGTCAGACTTTCATCAACTCCGTCATTTCGTTCCTGAGGAAGTATGAGTTTGATGGGCTGGACATTGACTGGGAGTATCCAGCCAACAGAGGAGGCTCCCCCCAGGACAAGCAGTACTACTCGGTTTTCCTGGAG GAGATGAGAGCCGCCTTTGAGACCGAGGCCAAGCAGAGCAACAAGGCTCGTCTTCTGATGTCTGCCGCTGTGGCGGCTGGAAAGGCCAACATTGATTCTGCTTACCAGATTCCCCAGATGGGCCA GGCCCTGGATATGATCAACGTCATGACATATGACTTCCACGGCTCCTGGGATCCCATGACTGGTGAGTGCAGTCCCCTGTTTAGAAGCCCAGACGACCAGGGTGGCTTCATTTACTTCAATGTG GACTATGCCATGAACTACTGGAAGAGCCAGGGAGCCCCAGCTGAAAAGCTGATTGTTGGTTTCCCTACATATGGCAACACATTCACTCTTAGGAACCCTGGTAAACATGGTGTTGGAGCATCCATTGCCGGGCCTGGAACCCCTGGAAAATACACTCAAGAGGCTGGAGAGCTCGCGTACTTTGAG ATCTGCGGCTTTTTGAAAGATGGAGCCACTGAGGTTTGGAACCAGGCCCAGGATGTACCATATGCCTATAAGGGAAACCAGTGGGTGGGCTATGACAACATGAAGAGCTTCCAGATCAAG GTTGACTGGCTGATAAAGAGTAACTTTGGCGGCGCCATGGTTTGGACCCTCGACATGGACGACTACATGGGCACTTTCTGTAACCAAGGAAAATACCCACTGATTAATGTCCTCAAAAAGGGCCTTAATCTGGAACAAGCAT CCTGCGCCCCTCCTGCCACTCCTCTGCCCCCAATCGCCGGTGTGAGCCCGGCAACCGGGGGCAGCTCCAGCGGCGGCTCCAGCGGCAGCTCCAGCGGCGGTAGATCCTCTGGTGGAAACTCTGGCACCAAGGGCATGGACAGCGGGTTCTGCGCTGGAAAGGCTAGTGGCATGTACCCGAACCCAACAAACAAGAACCAATTCTACAACTGCAGCAACGGCAAGGCCTACTTTGAGAATTGTGCTGCTGGTCTGGTCTTTGATGCCTCCTGTTCTTGTTGTAACTGGGCCTAG